One region of Triticum aestivum cultivar Chinese Spring chromosome 6B, IWGSC CS RefSeq v2.1, whole genome shotgun sequence genomic DNA includes:
- the LOC123138630 gene encoding LOW QUALITY PROTEIN: uncharacterized protein (The sequence of the model RefSeq protein was modified relative to this genomic sequence to represent the inferred CDS: substituted 3 bases at 3 genomic stop codons) has protein sequence MRGWLFIPVLLRSLKRGHAIRTALGEVKLHDLAVTDYFNKVPGMTDTLLSIGKALGPKEFTSYVLNGLSDDYDNLVENINGHDTPIKPVSCMRVSSLWHSASRLAALCRVSLPPMLQRVGRASPTSHQLVENLHRPCLVRGTPLPPRQVESMSAALQLCGLDGHLASRCHRRFKQDFLGIRKNGKGSEKQAVLASHEQGHNPSYLVDASSYMDTGATNHLMIEMGQLSTQEPYRGHDLVHSANGEVTSTTPTSPETSALPLPGQFVDAAYTLLLLPNHGAGLVSNDIHYIWNHGPKFGGGFDCRYCPLITRGGGATCFREHLGGILGEVRECPNVPRNVRAAMRDSRDDARRKKREKTNRKLRLERDIMEGLYHGEGVINIEEDDDEQIQAALRESLRDKNVSRAVERRRGSGSGVRVSLGKQSITTYFDKELSSNTVSMQPKISSALIVESEDVLGQAWAMFFHANYIIGLKANCPYFRAAVKISQNLVPAPVPTAKEIDGIYLEKNYEEAEXWLNMFXQDXRNYGVTVMRDSWTRPTGMCLINFMVYCNARMFFHKSIDAFGQTQNSALTGNAVGGLANGWHILLQRKCCQLSGGSNLDRKFPIYRSVP, from the exons ATGCGTGGATGGCTCTTCATACCAGTTTTGCTTCGCAGTCTCAAGCGTGGGCACGCCATCCGCACTGCGCTTGGGGAGGTGAAGCTTCATGATCTCGCCGTCACCGACTACTTCAACAAAGTGCCGGGTATGACTGACACACTTCTCTCCATTGGCAAGGCGCTTGGTCCGAAGGAGTTCACCTCTTATGTGCTCAACGGACTGAGTGACGACTATGATAATTTGGTGGAGAATATCAATGGTCATGACACTCCCATCAAGCCTGTGAGTTGTATGCGCGTCTCCTCGCTATGGCACAGCGCATCCAGGCTCGCTGCTCTATGCCGTGTTTCCCTTCCACCAATGCTGCAACGCGTGGGAAGGGCAAGCCCTACAAGCCACCAACTGGTGGAAAACCTCCACCGACCGTGCCTAGTTCGTGGAACACCACTACCTCCACGGCAGGTCGAGTCCATGTCTGCCGCCCTTCAGTTGTGTGGACTTGATGGTCACCTTGCCTCCCGTTGTCATCGTCGCTTCAAGCAGGATTTCTTGGGGATCAGGAAAAATGGCAAGGGTAGTGAGAAGCAGGCTGTCCTAGCGAGTCATGAGCAGGGGCATAATCCTTCTTATCTAGTTGATGCATCTTCGTACATGGATACGGGAGCTACCAATCACCTGATGATTGAGATGGGCCAGCTCTCTACACAGGAGCCGTACCGTGGACACGATCTGGTTCACTCCGCTAATGGGGAAG TCACCTCCACCACTCCCACTTCACCTGAGACATCTGCTTTACCTTTGCCTGGTCAATTTGTTGATGCTGCATATACGCTGTTGTtgctacctaaccatggtgcag GGCTTGTAAGCAATGACATCCATTATATTTGGAACCATGGCCCCAAGTTTGGTGGGGGATTTGATTGTCGGTACTGCCCCCTAATCACTAGAGGAGGAGGTGCAACCTGCTTTAGGGAGCACCTTGGAGGTATACTAGGTGAAGTGAGGGAGTGCCCCAATGTTCCAAGAAATGTGCGTGCTGCAATGAGAGACTCCCGGGATGACGCAAGGCGGAAGAAGAGGGAAAAGACAAATCGTAAACTCCGCTTGGAACGGGATATCATGGAAGGGTTGTACCATGGAGAAGGGGTGATAAAtattgaagaagatgatgatgaacagATTCAGGCCGCACTTCGGGAGTCCCTAAGAGACAAGAATGTCTCTCGTGCAGTTGAGAGGAGGCGTGGGAGTGGGAGTGGTGTTCGTGTGTCGCTTGGGAAACAAAGTATCACAACATACTTTGACAAGGAATTATCGAGCAACACAGTATCAATGCAACCAAAGATCAGTAGTGCTTTGATTGTTGAGTCAGAAGATGTACTTGGCCAAGCCTGGGCAATGTTCTTtcatgctaattacattattggtCTGAAAGCAAATTGTCCCTATTTTCGTGCGGCAGTCAAGATATCTCAAAACCTTGTCCCAGCTCCTGTTCCAACTGCTAAGGAGATTGATGGGATTTATTTGGAGAAAAATTATGAAGAAGCTGAATAGTGGCTGAACATGTTCTAGCAAGACTAGAGGAACTATGGTGTAACTGTGATGCGTGACTCATGGACAAGGCCTACTGGTATGTGTCTCATCAATTTCATGGTGTATTGCAATGCACGGATGTTCTTTCATAAATCCATTGATGCTTTCGGTCAAACTCAGAAT TCAGCACTTACAGGGAATGCCGTGGGAGGTTTGGCCAATGGTTGGCAcattcttttgcagagaaaatgttGCCAA CTGAGTGGTGGTTCCAATTTGGACAGGAAGTTCCCAATCTATAGAAGTGTGCCTTGA